In the bacterium genome, TGGGGCGCTCGAAAAACAGGTAAGACCACATATCTTAAAGAGAAATTTCCCAACAGCTTATTCTTTGATTTCTTAAAAAGCGATCTATTTTTTAACCTTACAAAAAATCCATCACTTTTACGCGAGTGGTTATTGGCAAAGGATGAATCTGTTCTTAAAGAACCAATAATACTTGACGAGGTCCAAAAAATTCCCAAGATATTAGATGAAGTGCATTGGCTTATAGAAAATAAGGATTTAAGGTTTGTGCTTTGCGGTTCAAGTGCCAGAAAACTAAAAAAAGGGCAGGCAAATCTATTGGGTGGTCGGGCATGGCGGTATGAGCTATTTCCGCTTGTAAGCTCTGAAATTAAGAATTTAGATTTATTGCGGGCTTTAAATCATGGGTTGATACCTATTCATTATTTACAGAGTTATGAGGAATGTAAAAAATCTTTAAAGGCATATGTAGAGGATTATTTACGCGAAGAGGTTTTTGCCGAAGGTTTGACGCGTAATATCCCTGCTTTTTCAAGATTTTTTGATGCCTTGGGATATTCGCATGGTGAGTTAACTAACTATACCAACATTTCTCGCGAATGTGGGGTTGATGCCAAAACAGTTAAAGAATATTATCAAATCCTTATTGATACATTATTGGCTGTGAGGGTTGAACCGTTTAAAAAGAAACAATCCCGTCAGGTAATTACCAAAGCCTCAAAATATTATATGTTTGATGTTGGCGTTGCAGGATATTTGGTCAAGAGACATATTACCGAACAACGAGGTTTAGAATTCAAAAAGGCTTTTGAACATTTTATACTAATGGAAATTGTTGCCTACAGGTCTTATTCTGGTAAAGATTTCATAATAAATTTTTGGCGAACAAAATCTGGTTTGGAAATAGATTTTGTGCTTGGAGGAGGAGAGATTGCTCTTGAGGTAAAAGGTAACAACCTTATTGACAAAAAAGACATAGCCGGTTTGCTTGCTTTTCGGAAAGAATATTCCCCTAAAAGAAACATTATAGTTTGTAATGAGGAAGAAAAAAGATTGCATAATGGGATAGAGATATTACCTTGGAAAACTTTTTTAGAGGAGTTATGGACAGGTAAAATATTATGAGATATGATTCTGTATTTGTGGATAAAGTCAAAAATATAAACACCACCATTTTTTGTTTCTTATGCTTATCATAGATTCTATTATAAAACTTTGTGTTGGGCTTATTGTCCTCCTTATGCCATTATATTTTGATTTAAGGCTTTCTGACCTTTTTGGGCTTTCAAAGACAATTATTCTCTATTTATTTTCGATTATCATCATTTATCTTTTGTGTTTAAGGGCTATTTTTTATAAAGAAATACCATTTAAAAAAACAATTATTAACCTTTTTCTCTTTATCTTCCTCCTTGTAAATATTGCTTCATCCATTGCCTCAACATCAAAGCTTCAAAGCATATTCGGCGAATATAAATCTCAGGAAGGGCTAATAACCTTACTTTGCTATGCCCTTCTTTTGTTTATAGTAGCCAATTTTGTAGATAGAGAAAAGGGTATATGGACAAAGAATTGGCAAATTAGGCTATATACATCTATTGCCTTAAGTATAGCCCTTCTTCTTTTCTTTCCACCACAACCAACAATAGGATTTCAAGTATTACAAAGCTCTGTTGGATTTTTCTGTTTCTTTGCTTATTTCTCTTGCTTTTTCTTATTTCTTTCCTGCGTTGATACAACAATTGGCTTTGTCAAAATCTTTATTATAGGAGGATTGCTCTCTGGGATTTATTATGACCTACAGCTTAAAGGATGGGATTTTATCCAATGGGAGGGAGGAAGGGCTTCTTATTCAAC is a window encoding:
- a CDS encoding AAA family ATPase, encoding MENIVRILNIDLPQRQSAFLWGARKTGKTTYLKEKFPNSLFFDFLKSDLFFNLTKNPSLLREWLLAKDESVLKEPIILDEVQKIPKILDEVHWLIENKDLRFVLCGSSARKLKKGQANLLGGRAWRYELFPLVSSEIKNLDLLRALNHGLIPIHYLQSYEECKKSLKAYVEDYLREEVFAEGLTRNIPAFSRFFDALGYSHGELTNYTNISRECGVDAKTVKEYYQILIDTLLAVRVEPFKKKQSRQVITKASKYYMFDVGVAGYLVKRHITEQRGLEFKKAFEHFILMEIVAYRSYSGKDFIINFWRTKSGLEIDFVLGGGEIALEVKGNNLIDKKDIAGLLAFRKEYSPKRNIIVCNEEEKRLHNGIEILPWKTFLEELWTGKIL